From the Conger conger chromosome 14, fConCon1.1, whole genome shotgun sequence genome, one window contains:
- the camk1b gene encoding calcium/calmodulin-dependent protein kinase type 1 has product MPLGDDGITWKKKTSDIKDIYDFKEVLGTGAFSEVVLAEEKRTQRLVAIKCIPKKALEGKENSIENEIAVLHKIKHGNIVSLEDIFESKSHLYLIMQLVSGGELFDRIVEKGFYTEKDASKLIQQILDAVKYLHDMGIVHRDLKPENLLYYSMDEDSKIMISDFGLSKIEGSGSVMSTACGTPGYVAPEVLAQKPYSKAVDCWSIGVIAYILLCGYPPFYDENDAKLFEQILKAEYEFDSPYWDDISDSAKDFIVHLMEKDPRKRYTCDQSLLHPWIAGDTALDKNIHESVSAQIKKNFAKSKWKQAFNATAVVRHMRRLQLGTSQEGPSQITPTSPCHGNLLLPEEEEDEETSSDRVGDCAKTDCGSPEHDGVQNCTFHSNPASRV; this is encoded by the exons GGGTGCCTTCTCGGAGGTAGTTCTGGCCGAGGAGAAGAGGACTCAGAGGCTGGTGGCCATCAAGTGCATCCCCAAGAAAGCTTTAGAGGGGAAGGAGAACAGCATCGAGAACGAGATCGCTGTCCTGCACAA aATAAAGCATGGCAACATTGTTTCCCTGGAGGACATTTTTGAGAGCAAATCCCACCTCTACCTCATCATGCAGCT TGTGTCTGGCGGGGAGCTCTTTGACAGAATCGTGGAGAAGGGCTTCTACACGGAGAAGGATGCCAGTAAACTCATTCAACAGATCCTGGATGCTGTGAAGTACCTCCATGATATGGGCATTGTGCACAGAGACCTGAAg CCAGAGAATCTGCTGTACTACAGCATGGACGAAGACTCCAAGATCATGATCAGCGACTTTGGGCTGTCCAAGATCGAGGGGTCCGGCAGTGTGATGTCCACAGCCTGTGGGACCCCTGGATACGTGG CTCCGGAGGTCTTGGCTCAGAAGCCGTACAGCAAGGCGGTGGACTGCTGGTCCATAGGAGTCATCGCGTACATTCT ttTATGTGGGTATCCTCCattttatgatgaaaatgatgccAAGCTCTTTGAGCAAATCTTAAAGGCAGAGTATGAGTTTGACTCTCCATACTGGGACGATATCTCAGATTCAG CCAAAGACTTCATTGTTCATCTCATGGAGAAAGACCCCAGGAAGCGGTATACATGTGACCAGTCACTGCTGCACCCCTG GATTGCCGGGGACACTGCCCTGGACAAGAACATCCATGAATCCGTCAGCGCTCAGATAAAGAAGAACTTCGCCAAGAGCAAATGGAAG CAAGCCTTCAATGCCACGGCGGTGGTCAGACACATGAGGAGGCTCCAGCTAGGCACCAGCCAGGAGGGCCCCAGCCAGATCACGCCCACCAGCCCCTGCCATGGAAACCTGCTCCtgcctgaggaagaggaagatgaagagacCT CCTCAGACCGTGTTGGGGACTGTGCCAAAACCGACTGTGGGAGCCCTGAACATGATGGCGTCCAGAACTGCACTTTCCACAGCAACCCAGCCAGCCGGGTCTGA